In a single window of the bacterium genome:
- a CDS encoding formylglycine-generating enzyme family protein: MRTVLPTALLGALLAGCGGGSSETSAPILGFASSERGPLPGMRFVKIKAGSFMMGSSNEEIAYWQAHPPVEELAFLKVTPADWRTWVAVEGPQHEVRVSTFQLMTTEVTQAQWQALMGDNPSFNKGGDLPVEQVSWQDVQGFLAEINRRDSSFHYRLPTEAEWEYACRAGSTGSWSCGNDEESLKDIAWYWRTSGDVVLGGNWDVGRIRSNNPRTHPVGAKSPNAWGLYDMHGNVWEWCADWYGPYAAEAQRDPTGPYSGSRRVYRGGDAASGAAGLRAAYRDFRGAERPRRWPGFPSLQDR; the protein is encoded by the coding sequence ATGCGCACGGTGTTGCCAACTGCCCTGCTGGGCGCCCTGCTCGCGGGATGCGGAGGGGGATCCTCCGAAACGAGCGCTCCGATCCTTGGCTTTGCTTCGAGCGAGCGCGGACCCCTGCCGGGCATGCGCTTCGTCAAGATCAAAGCGGGATCCTTCATGATGGGCAGCAGCAATGAAGAGATCGCCTACTGGCAGGCCCATCCCCCGGTGGAGGAGCTTGCATTCTTAAAGGTGACCCCTGCGGATTGGCGTACATGGGTGGCGGTCGAGGGACCACAGCATGAAGTGCGCGTCAGCACCTTCCAGCTGATGACGACGGAGGTGACGCAGGCCCAGTGGCAGGCCTTGATGGGCGACAATCCATCCTTCAACAAGGGTGGCGACTTGCCGGTGGAGCAGGTCAGTTGGCAGGATGTGCAGGGCTTTTTGGCTGAGATCAACCGTCGTGATTCGTCCTTTCACTATCGCCTGCCCACGGAGGCGGAGTGGGAGTACGCTTGCCGGGCGGGGTCGACCGGCTCCTGGAGCTGCGGCAATGACGAGGAGTCGCTGAAGGACATTGCCTGGTATTGGAGAACCAGTGGTGATGTGGTGCTGGGCGGCAACTGGGACGTAGGCCGCATCCGGTCCAACAACCCCCGGACCCATCCCGTGGGGGCCAAGTCGCCCAATGCCTGGGGTCTGTACGACATGCACGGCAATGTCTGGGAGTGGTGCGCGGATTGGTACGGGCCCTACGCGGCGGAGGCGCAGCGGGATCCCACCGGCCCTTACAGCGGCTCCCGTCGCGTCTATCGGGGCGGCGACGCCGCCAGTGGCGCGGCGGGTCTGCGCGCAGCCTACCGCGACTTCCGGGGTGCCGAGCGACCGCGCCGGTGGCCTGGGTTTCCGTCTCTGCAGGACCGTTAA
- a CDS encoding HRDC domain-containing protein: protein MTVRIITIPFDRERGIFPEEELNRFCAARQVLHKRPEFFSHQGRAWWTVWLEVEEVEPGQSIPEGLNAAQAGILKRLREWRMQVADKAGLPAYVVLTNRELEEVARRKPGTLEALRGIHGLGQKKLARYGKAILALVSETGPPTLEVTQAMDREPPAEAEPPAATETAEHA from the coding sequence GTGACCGTGCGCATCATCACGATTCCCTTCGACCGGGAACGAGGGATTTTTCCAGAGGAGGAGTTGAATCGCTTCTGCGCGGCTCGCCAGGTGCTGCACAAACGGCCGGAGTTTTTCTCGCACCAGGGGCGTGCCTGGTGGACGGTGTGGTTGGAGGTCGAGGAGGTCGAACCGGGTCAATCGATTCCGGAAGGGCTGAATGCGGCCCAAGCAGGTATTTTGAAACGGTTGCGCGAGTGGCGCATGCAGGTCGCGGACAAGGCGGGTCTGCCCGCCTACGTGGTGTTGACCAACCGGGAGCTTGAAGAGGTGGCCCGACGAAAACCCGGCACCCTGGAGGCGCTACGCGGCATCCATGGCTTGGGTCAGAAGAAGCTGGCCCGTTACGGCAAGGCCATCCTGGCCCTGGTGTCGGAGACGGGTCCGCCCACGCTCGAGGTCACGCAGGCAATGGACCGTGAACCGCCTGCTGAAGCTGAGCCACCCGCTGCCACGGAGACGGCTGAGCATGCATGA
- the avd gene encoding diversity-generating retroelement protein Avd, with protein MHEAAPLLEHWNRFLDWLLDRLERFPRDARFTISQRMANLALDALEAIIEAAYTKDRVPILRRLNLILEKLRVMVRISHRRRYLSTDQYEHAAENLLTIGRMVGGWLRHAAAG; from the coding sequence ATGCATGAGGCCGCGCCGCTTCTGGAGCATTGGAATCGCTTCCTCGACTGGCTGCTGGATCGCCTGGAGCGCTTTCCCCGGGATGCGCGCTTCACCATCAGCCAGCGCATGGCCAACTTGGCCCTGGACGCCTTGGAGGCCATCATCGAGGCGGCCTACACCAAGGACCGTGTGCCCATTCTGCGCCGCCTGAATTTGATTCTGGAGAAGCTTCGCGTGATGGTGCGGATCAGCCATCGACGCCGCTACCTCAGCACGGACCAGTACGAACATGCTGCCGAGAACCTGCTCACCATTGGCCGCATGGTCGGCGGTTGGTTGCGACATGCTGCCGCAGGGTGA
- a CDS encoding reverse transcriptase domain-containing protein yields the protein MLPQGDLFNQLASFAWLLEAWRRVRRGAGKTRVSVEFEFNLEQELLDLRDELRSGTWKPAGYRYFTIKEPKERLIAAAPLRDRIVHHAVVGLLEPIYEERFIEDSYATRKGKGMHLAVCRAQELVRRHRWHLKVDIRQYFPSVDLDRLGLQLRQDIGSDPIIDVLERILRCDPSRPGLPIGNLTSQFLANVYLNGFDHWVQDELRPAGYVRYMDDMVFFHDDRSALKKMLPEASGWLTMQRGLRLKESATRINQRNHGLGFLGVRIFPELIRVRRESLRRCLQRLSRREWQYQSGWLSEDELAVCAQSAVAHLAHWNSHALRRSIFKGDHHRRLPSRQSGRRLHQCRGESARSQPRQQ from the coding sequence ATGCTGCCGCAGGGTGATTTGTTTAACCAGCTCGCGTCCTTCGCCTGGCTGCTGGAGGCATGGCGTCGAGTGCGGCGGGGAGCCGGCAAGACACGGGTATCCGTGGAATTCGAGTTCAATTTGGAGCAGGAGCTGCTCGACCTGCGCGATGAGCTGCGCAGCGGCACATGGAAGCCCGCAGGGTATCGTTACTTCACGATCAAGGAACCAAAGGAACGCTTGATCGCCGCGGCGCCCTTGCGCGACCGCATCGTACACCACGCCGTGGTCGGGCTGCTGGAACCGATTTATGAGGAGCGTTTCATCGAAGACTCCTACGCGACGCGCAAGGGAAAGGGTATGCACCTGGCAGTGTGCCGCGCCCAGGAGTTGGTGAGGCGGCATCGCTGGCATTTGAAGGTCGACATTCGCCAGTATTTCCCCAGCGTTGATCTGGATCGTCTCGGCCTGCAACTGCGCCAAGACATTGGTTCGGATCCCATCATCGATGTCCTGGAGCGCATCCTGCGCTGCGATCCGAGTCGACCCGGCCTGCCCATCGGCAACCTGACCAGCCAGTTTCTCGCCAACGTCTACCTGAACGGGTTTGATCACTGGGTGCAGGATGAACTGCGTCCGGCAGGCTATGTGCGCTACATGGACGACATGGTCTTCTTTCATGACGATCGGTCCGCGCTGAAGAAAATGTTGCCGGAGGCGAGCGGGTGGTTGACCATGCAGCGCGGTCTGCGCTTGAAGGAATCGGCCACTCGAATCAACCAGCGGAACCACGGCCTGGGCTTCCTGGGTGTCAGGATCTTCCCGGAGTTGATCCGGGTGCGGAGAGAGAGCTTGCGTCGGTGTCTGCAGCGATTGTCGCGACGCGAGTGGCAATATCAATCAGGGTGGCTGTCCGAGGACGAGCTTGCCGTCTGTGCGCAGAGCGCCGTGGCGCACCTCGCACACTGGAACAGCCATGCATTACGACGATCGATCTTCAAGGGCGATCATCATCGGCGGCTCCCATCGCGTCAATCGGGGCGGCGACTACACCAATGCCGCGGCGAATCTGCGCGCAGCCAACCGCGACAACAATGA
- the purB gene encoding adenylosuccinate lyase: MERARDRYENPLLERYASAAMSRLFSPETKFRTWRRLWIALAEAQRELGLPVTEAQLEELRATAEEINHEVAEARERVTRHDVMSHVHAWGLQCPAAAGIIHLGATSAYVGDNTDLIQLRGALRLLRRRLLRVIARLAAFADRWKELPTLGFTHFQPAQPVTVGKRAALWLQDLMLDFEDLEHRLATLRFLGCKGTTGTQASFLALFDGDEEKVRQLDQLILERMDFPRDYAVCGQTYPRKEDARILDWLAGLGRSVHRITGDIRLLQHLKEVEEPFGQEQIGSSAMAYKRNPMRCERAASLAKVLMAYPQGVGMTAATQWFERTLDDSAQKRLVVPEAFLCADAVLLILENVFSGLVVYPEVIRRRLDAELPFMATETILMEGVKRGGDRQQLHEAIRQLSMRAARRVKEEGLDNNLLELLAEDTSIPFTLTDLRVLCNPRTFTGRAAGQVEDYLRREVQPLLDANREALEGEEEDLRV; encoded by the coding sequence ATGGAGAGGGCGCGCGACCGCTACGAGAATCCGCTGCTGGAGCGCTACGCCAGCGCCGCCATGAGCCGCCTGTTCAGTCCCGAGACCAAGTTCCGCACCTGGCGGCGTTTGTGGATCGCCCTGGCCGAGGCCCAGCGGGAGCTGGGGCTGCCCGTGACGGAGGCGCAACTGGAGGAGCTGCGCGCCACCGCGGAGGAGATCAACCACGAGGTGGCCGAGGCCCGGGAACGCGTCACCCGCCACGACGTGATGAGCCACGTCCACGCCTGGGGACTGCAGTGTCCGGCGGCGGCGGGGATCATCCACCTGGGGGCCACCAGCGCCTACGTGGGCGACAACACGGATCTCATCCAGCTGCGCGGGGCCCTGCGCCTGCTGCGACGCCGCCTGCTGCGGGTCATTGCCCGCCTCGCCGCCTTCGCCGACCGCTGGAAGGAGCTGCCCACCCTCGGCTTCACCCATTTCCAGCCAGCCCAACCCGTCACGGTGGGCAAGCGGGCCGCCCTCTGGCTGCAAGACCTGATGCTGGACTTCGAGGACCTGGAGCACCGGCTCGCCACCCTGCGTTTCCTGGGCTGCAAAGGCACCACCGGCACCCAGGCCAGCTTCCTGGCCCTCTTCGACGGCGACGAGGAGAAGGTGCGCCAGCTGGATCAGCTCATCCTGGAGCGCATGGACTTCCCCCGGGACTACGCCGTGTGCGGCCAGACCTACCCGCGCAAGGAGGACGCCCGCATCCTGGACTGGCTGGCCGGTTTGGGGCGCAGCGTGCACCGCATCACGGGGGACATCCGCCTCCTGCAGCACCTGAAGGAGGTGGAGGAGCCCTTCGGGCAGGAGCAGATCGGCAGCAGCGCCATGGCCTACAAGCGCAATCCCATGCGCTGCGAGCGGGCCGCCAGCCTGGCCAAGGTGCTGATGGCCTATCCGCAGGGCGTGGGCATGACCGCCGCCACCCAATGGTTCGAGCGCACCCTGGACGACAGCGCCCAGAAGCGGCTGGTCGTGCCCGAGGCTTTTCTGTGCGCCGACGCCGTCCTGCTCATCCTCGAGAACGTGTTCAGCGGACTGGTGGTCTACCCCGAGGTGATCCGCCGCCGCCTGGACGCGGAACTGCCCTTCATGGCGACGGAGACCATCCTGATGGAGGGGGTCAAGCGCGGCGGCGACCGCCAGCAGCTGCACGAGGCGATCCGCCAGCTTTCCATGCGCGCCGCCCGGCGGGTCAAGGAGGAGGGGCTGGACAACAACCTGCTCGAGCTGCTGGCCGAGGACACCAGCATTCCCTTCACCCTGACCGACCTGCGCGTGCTCTGCAATCCCCGCACCTTCACCGGCCGGGCCGCCGGCCAGGTGGAGGACTACCTGCGCCGCGAGGTCCAGCCCCTGCTGGACGCCAATCGGGAGGCGCTGGAAGGCGAGGAGGAGGACCTGAGGGTGTAA
- the eno gene encoding phosphopyruvate hydratase, with protein MFEILDVHAREVLDSRGNPTVEVEVSLADGAFGSAIVPSGASTGQFEAVELRDGDKQRFLGKGVLKAVENVNDIIMPELLGMDASSQVEIDRMLCRLDGTPNKKKLGANAILGASMAVANAAADAAGLPLYQYLGGVHAHLLPVPMMNVLNGGAHSDNNVDCQEYMIQPAGASSFAEALRMGAETFHALKKVLQAKGYGTAVGDEGGYSPNLKDNREPLDLIVQAIKTAGYKPGKDIFICLDPAASEFYDAKKKRYVLKGEGRSLTAKEMVAYWADLVAAYPISSIEDGMAENDWEGWKLMTDKLGKQIQLVGDDIFVTNVKRLQMGLDKGVANSILIKLNQIGTITETLDTMRLATRHGYTCVISHRSGETEDTTIADLAVATGAGQIKTGSLSRTDRIAKYNQLLRIEETLGEAAHYAGPETMRT; from the coding sequence ATGTTCGAGATCCTCGATGTCCATGCCCGCGAGGTGCTGGATTCCCGCGGCAATCCCACTGTCGAGGTCGAGGTGTCCCTGGCCGATGGCGCTTTCGGCTCGGCCATCGTCCCCAGCGGCGCCTCCACCGGCCAGTTCGAGGCCGTGGAGCTGCGCGACGGCGACAAGCAGCGCTTCCTGGGGAAGGGCGTGCTCAAGGCCGTGGAGAATGTCAACGACATCATCATGCCCGAATTGCTGGGCATGGACGCCTCCAGCCAGGTGGAGATCGACCGCATGCTCTGCCGCCTGGACGGCACGCCCAACAAGAAGAAGCTGGGCGCCAACGCCATCCTAGGCGCCTCCATGGCGGTGGCCAACGCCGCCGCCGATGCCGCCGGCCTGCCGCTCTACCAGTACCTGGGTGGCGTGCACGCCCATCTGCTGCCCGTCCCCATGATGAACGTGCTCAACGGCGGCGCCCACAGCGACAACAACGTGGACTGCCAGGAGTACATGATCCAGCCGGCCGGCGCCTCCTCCTTTGCCGAAGCCCTGCGCATGGGGGCCGAGACCTTCCACGCGCTGAAGAAGGTCCTCCAGGCCAAGGGCTACGGCACGGCCGTGGGTGACGAGGGCGGCTACAGCCCCAACCTGAAGGACAACCGGGAGCCCCTCGACCTCATTGTGCAGGCGATCAAGACCGCCGGCTACAAGCCGGGCAAGGACATCTTCATCTGCCTGGATCCGGCCGCCAGCGAGTTCTACGACGCCAAGAAGAAGCGCTATGTGCTGAAGGGCGAGGGGCGCAGCCTGACGGCCAAGGAGATGGTCGCCTACTGGGCCGATCTGGTCGCCGCCTATCCCATCTCCTCCATCGAGGACGGCATGGCGGAGAACGACTGGGAGGGCTGGAAGCTGATGACCGACAAGCTGGGCAAGCAGATCCAGTTGGTGGGCGACGACATCTTCGTCACCAACGTCAAGCGGCTGCAGATGGGCCTGGACAAGGGCGTGGCCAACTCCATCCTCATCAAGCTGAACCAGATCGGCACCATCACCGAGACCCTGGACACCATGCGCCTGGCCACCCGCCACGGCTACACGTGCGTGATCAGCCACCGTTCCGGGGAGACGGAGGACACGACCATCGCCGACCTGGCGGTGGCCACCGGCGCCGGCCAGATCAAGACCGGCTCCCTCAGCCGCACCGACCGCATCGCCAAGTACAACCAGCTGCTGCGCATCGAGGAGACGCTGGGCGAGGCGGCGCACTATGCCGGTCCGGAGACGATGCGGACCTGA
- a CDS encoding DUF502 domain-containing protein has translation MVKRLRNIFMTGVLTITPVAISVMVLVGIFNWLDQVLGQIILRILRDMGLPYIPGLGFILLALLILLVGLLTQHYLGRQVLRLGQAVVERIPFLSKLVRAVRQIMDSFVTSKSELFRQAVLVEYPRRGTWCVGFLTRRAGGEVREKLRPQQDNRLLSLFIPTTPNPTSGVLIFVPEEDTILLEMSVEEAVKLVVSGGALFKPTGSDPVGRRAAAPPPQV, from the coding sequence ATGGTCAAGCGCCTGCGCAACATCTTCATGACCGGCGTGCTCACCATCACGCCGGTGGCCATCTCGGTCATGGTGCTGGTGGGCATCTTCAACTGGCTGGACCAAGTGCTGGGCCAGATCATCCTGCGCATCCTGCGGGACATGGGCCTCCCCTACATCCCGGGGCTCGGATTCATCCTCCTCGCCCTCCTCATCCTCCTGGTCGGCCTCCTGACCCAGCACTACCTGGGCCGACAGGTGCTCCGGCTGGGCCAAGCCGTCGTCGAGCGCATCCCCTTCCTCAGCAAACTGGTGCGAGCCGTGCGCCAGATCATGGACTCCTTCGTCACCTCGAAGAGCGAACTCTTCCGCCAGGCCGTCCTGGTGGAGTATCCACGCCGGGGGACCTGGTGCGTCGGCTTCCTGACCCGGCGGGCCGGGGGCGAGGTGCGCGAGAAGCTGCGCCCGCAGCAGGACAACCGGCTGCTCTCCCTCTTCATCCCCACCACGCCCAACCCCACCAGCGGCGTGCTCATCTTCGTGCCCGAGGAGGACACCATCCTGCTGGAGATGAGCGTGGAGGAGGCCGTCAAGCTGGTGGTGTCGGGCGGCGCCCTCTTCAAACCGACGGGCTCCGATCCGGTGGGCCGGCGCGCCGCGGCCCCGCCACCGCAGGTGTGA
- a CDS encoding cysteine desulfurase family protein, whose product MRKVFLDHASTTPLDSRVLAGMLRLAGEAFGNPSSGHLFGRRARALLDDAADQAAGVIGAARPEEIVFTSGGTEADNLALRGVLAGLPAASSLVVSAADHAAVLDTAADLEAEGRSVIRLPVDGRGRVDPEKLAWVLEQGGVGLVSIIWANNELGSINELPALAGLCRRHGAPFHTDAVQALGRLAVRVDEVPIDLLSGSAHKFGGPKGAGFLYVRRGTALRPRQTGGLQQGGRRGGTENVPGLVGLGLAIELAESGRVEAGVRLRALSRRLGARLAGAPGLRLLGDGAAADQLPGHFSLCFEEVEGEALLLSLDLDGIAVSSGSACHTGSIEPSHVLLAAGLSRRQAKGTIRLVLGRDTTEEDLDYAAARLLEHAARLRGTQ is encoded by the coding sequence ATGAGAAAGGTCTTCCTCGACCACGCCTCCACCACGCCCCTGGATTCCCGCGTCCTGGCGGGCATGCTGCGCCTGGCCGGCGAAGCCTTCGGCAACCCGTCCAGCGGGCACCTCTTCGGACGGCGGGCGCGCGCCCTGCTGGACGACGCCGCCGATCAGGCGGCGGGCGTGATCGGCGCGGCGCGGCCCGAGGAGATCGTCTTCACAAGCGGCGGCACCGAGGCTGACAATCTGGCCTTGCGCGGTGTCCTGGCCGGCCTGCCCGCGGCCAGCTCCCTGGTCGTCTCCGCCGCCGACCATGCCGCCGTGCTGGACACGGCGGCGGACCTCGAGGCGGAGGGCCGGAGCGTGATCCGCCTGCCGGTGGACGGGCGTGGGCGGGTGGATCCCGAAAAGTTGGCGTGGGTGCTGGAGCAGGGGGGCGTGGGCCTCGTCAGCATCATCTGGGCCAACAACGAGCTGGGCTCCATCAATGAGCTGCCGGCCCTGGCCGGGCTGTGCCGACGGCACGGCGCGCCCTTCCACACCGACGCCGTGCAGGCCCTGGGACGACTGGCCGTGCGGGTGGACGAAGTCCCCATCGATCTGCTCAGCGGCAGTGCCCACAAGTTCGGCGGCCCCAAGGGCGCGGGCTTCCTCTACGTGCGGCGCGGCACCGCCCTGCGGCCCCGGCAGACAGGGGGCCTGCAGCAAGGGGGGCGGCGCGGCGGCACCGAGAATGTGCCGGGCCTCGTCGGGCTGGGTCTGGCCATCGAGCTGGCCGAGAGCGGCCGCGTCGAGGCGGGGGTGCGGCTGCGCGCCCTGTCCCGCCGCCTGGGCGCGCGCCTGGCGGGGGCGCCCGGTCTGCGCCTCCTGGGCGACGGCGCCGCCGCGGACCAGCTGCCCGGCCATTTCTCCCTCTGCTTCGAGGAGGTGGAGGGCGAGGCCCTGCTCCTCTCCCTGGACCTGGACGGCATCGCCGTGAGCAGCGGCAGCGCCTGCCACACCGGCAGCATCGAGCCCAGCCATGTGCTGCTCGCCGCCGGGCTCAGCCGACGCCAGGCCAAGGGCACCATCCGCCTGGTGCTGGGACGCGATACGACGGAGGAGGATCTGGACTACGCCGCCGCCCGCCTTCTGGAGCACGCCGCCCGCCTGCGGGGAACCCAGTGA
- the mnmA gene encoding tRNA 2-thiouridine(34) synthase MnmA, translating to MSRRGRVVVAMSGGVDSAVAAALLVEQGHEVVGLTMKLHGHLDTGTVTAERGCCDLRAYSDARRVCDRLGIPHQVVDLSAEFRRDVMDVFASEYFAGRTPNPCVLCNTRLKWEHLWQRAAQVEAEAIATGHYARVEREGAAWVLRRAASRDKDQSYALWGIQRERLARTLFPLGGLEKAQVRDLARGLGLSVADKAESQDICFVPDGDHVRFLRHHDPVAAAAAGGGEVVGPDGAVLGRHDGVAAYTVGQRRGLGLALGRPHYVSRIDAATGRVHLAKEQDLYQSMLTADGLNWLVQEPGGELSCQAAIRYRDPGSPCLVRVREGVAEVRFARPRRAIAPGQCVVFYQGDQVLGGGWIRSARDSA from the coding sequence GTGAGCCGCCGGGGGCGCGTGGTGGTGGCCATGTCCGGCGGGGTGGACAGCGCCGTGGCCGCCGCCCTGCTTGTGGAGCAGGGCCACGAGGTGGTCGGCCTCACCATGAAGCTGCACGGTCATCTCGACACGGGAACCGTGACGGCCGAGCGGGGTTGCTGCGACCTGCGCGCCTACAGCGACGCCCGCCGCGTCTGCGACCGCCTGGGCATTCCCCACCAGGTGGTCGATCTGTCCGCCGAGTTCCGCCGCGACGTGATGGACGTCTTCGCCTCCGAGTATTTCGCCGGCCGCACGCCCAACCCCTGCGTCCTCTGCAACACGCGCCTCAAGTGGGAGCACCTCTGGCAGAGGGCCGCGCAGGTCGAGGCGGAGGCGATCGCCACCGGCCACTACGCCCGCGTGGAGCGGGAAGGGGCGGCTTGGGTCCTGCGGCGCGCCGCCTCGCGCGACAAGGACCAGAGCTACGCGCTGTGGGGCATCCAGCGGGAGCGTCTCGCCCGCACCCTCTTCCCGTTGGGCGGGCTGGAGAAGGCCCAGGTGCGCGATTTGGCGCGCGGCCTGGGTCTGAGCGTGGCCGACAAGGCGGAGAGCCAGGACATCTGTTTCGTGCCGGACGGCGACCATGTCCGCTTCTTGCGCCACCACGATCCGGTGGCCGCCGCTGCCGCCGGCGGCGGCGAGGTGGTGGGGCCGGACGGCGCGGTGCTGGGCCGCCACGACGGGGTGGCGGCCTACACGGTGGGTCAGCGGCGGGGCCTCGGCCTGGCCTTGGGCCGGCCCCACTATGTCAGCCGCATCGATGCCGCCACGGGGCGTGTCCACTTGGCGAAGGAGCAGGATCTTTACCAGTCGATGCTCACGGCCGACGGTCTCAACTGGCTGGTGCAAGAGCCGGGCGGGGAGCTGTCCTGCCAGGCCGCCATCCGTTACCGTGATCCGGGCAGCCCCTGTTTGGTGAGGGTGCGGGAAGGCGTGGCCGAGGTGCGCTTCGCCCGGCCGCGGCGGGCCATCGCGCCCGGGCAGTGTGTGGTGTTCTACCAGGGCGACCAGGTGCTGGGCGGCGGCTGGATCCGCTCCGCCCGGGACTCCGCCTGA
- the panB gene encoding 3-methyl-2-oxobutanoate hydroxymethyltransferase, with product MSKEGRGRALTTTGLRRMKEKGERIVALTAYDALFARLEDQAGVDLILVGDSVGMVYGGRPDTLAVTVEQMVYHTACVRRGVERALLVTDMPFLSVQGNADEALRHCGRMLAEGGAQAVKVEGCRPVLETIRRLVDCGIPVMGHLGLIPQSIHRLGGWGQRGRGAAEAERLFKEARLLEEAGCFSLVLEKVEPGLAARITASLAIPVIGIGSGSDCDGQVLVNMDMLGLYEELQPAFARRFASLAAEVRAAVEAYGLAVREGNFPGPEEI from the coding sequence ATGTCGAAGGAAGGACGGGGCCGCGCCCTCACCACCACCGGCCTGCGCCGGATGAAGGAAAAGGGCGAGCGCATCGTCGCCCTCACCGCCTACGACGCCCTCTTCGCGCGGCTGGAGGACCAGGCCGGCGTGGACCTCATCCTGGTGGGGGACAGCGTGGGCATGGTTTACGGCGGGCGCCCCGACACCCTGGCCGTGACCGTCGAGCAGATGGTCTACCACACGGCCTGCGTGCGCCGCGGCGTGGAGCGGGCCCTCCTTGTCACCGACATGCCCTTCCTCAGCGTGCAGGGGAACGCGGACGAGGCCCTGCGTCACTGCGGCCGCATGCTGGCCGAGGGCGGGGCCCAGGCCGTCAAGGTGGAGGGCTGCCGCCCGGTGCTGGAGACGATCCGCCGCCTGGTGGACTGCGGCATCCCCGTCATGGGCCACCTGGGGCTGATCCCCCAGAGCATCCACCGCCTGGGCGGGTGGGGGCAGCGCGGCCGGGGCGCCGCCGAGGCGGAGCGGCTCTTCAAGGAGGCGCGCCTGCTGGAAGAGGCGGGCTGTTTCTCCCTGGTGCTGGAGAAGGTGGAACCGGGCCTGGCCGCCCGCATCACGGCCTCCCTGGCCATTCCCGTCATCGGCATCGGCAGCGGATCGGATTGCGACGGCCAGGTGCTGGTCAACATGGACATGCTGGGGCTCTATGAGGAACTGCAGCCTGCCTTCGCGCGCCGCTTCGCTTCCCTGGCCGCCGAGGTGCGCGCCGCGGTGGAGGCCTACGGCCTGGCGGTGCGGGAGGGGAACTTCCCGGGACCGGAGGAGATTTGA
- the panC gene encoding pantoate--beta-alanine ligase has translation MELLTSIREMQSHAGGLERQGRRIGLVPTMGYLHEGHLSLVRALRGRCDSLWLSSFVNPAQFGPAEDLERYPRDLERDLALCREAGVDGVLAPAAAEVYPPGFSTWVTPGPVADRYCGATRPGHFRGVLSIVLRLFLWTRCRVAAFGAKDAQQLWLIRRMIRDLDLEVEVVEGATLREADGLAMSSRNVHLGPEDRRSALAISRALRLGRDALAAGAGAGHALDLMRAELDREAALTLDYLHVADWSTLGSLAGVPERPQWREAPDGGGERELVLLAAARVGAVRLIDNMRVTTKHGD, from the coding sequence GTGGAGCTGCTGACCAGCATCCGGGAGATGCAGAGCCACGCCGGTGGACTGGAGCGCCAGGGCCGGCGCATCGGCCTGGTCCCCACCATGGGCTATCTGCACGAGGGCCACCTCTCCCTGGTGCGGGCCCTGCGCGGGCGCTGTGACAGCCTGTGGCTGAGCAGCTTCGTCAACCCCGCCCAGTTCGGGCCCGCCGAGGATCTGGAGCGCTACCCACGCGACCTGGAGCGCGACCTGGCCCTTTGCCGCGAGGCGGGCGTGGACGGCGTGCTGGCGCCGGCGGCGGCCGAGGTCTACCCGCCCGGCTTCTCCACCTGGGTGACGCCCGGTCCCGTCGCCGACCGCTACTGCGGCGCCACGCGGCCGGGCCACTTCCGCGGCGTGCTCAGCATCGTGCTAAGGCTCTTCCTGTGGACGCGCTGCCGGGTCGCCGCCTTCGGGGCCAAGGACGCCCAGCAGCTCTGGCTGATCCGGCGCATGATCCGTGACCTGGATCTGGAGGTGGAGGTGGTGGAGGGCGCCACCCTGCGCGAGGCGGACGGCCTGGCCATGAGCAGCCGCAACGTCCACCTGGGACCGGAGGATCGCCGCAGCGCCCTGGCCATCAGTCGCGCCCTGCGCCTGGGGCGCGACGCCCTCGCGGCCGGGGCCGGGGCCGGGCACGCCCTGGATCTGATGAGGGCGGAGCTGGACCGCGAAGCCGCGCTGACCCTCGACTACCTGCATGTGGCCGACTGGTCGACCCTGGGCTCCCTGGCCGGGGTTCCGGAGCGGCCCCAATGGCGCGAGGCGCCGGACGGAGGCGGGGAGCGCGAACTGGTGCTGCTGGCGGCGGCCCGGGTGGGCGCCGTGCGCCTCATCGACAACATGCGGGTGACGACCAAGCACGGGGATTGA